A single genomic interval of Equus quagga isolate Etosha38 chromosome 19, UCLA_HA_Equagga_1.0, whole genome shotgun sequence harbors:
- the TSPO gene encoding translocator protein isoform X2 yields MVLPWVPAVAFTLAPSLGGFLSSRYALGEGLRWYASLQKPWWHPPHWMLGPIWGTLYSAMGYGSYMIWKELGGFSEEAVVPLGLYIGQLALNWAWPPIFFGARQMGWALVDLLLTGGMAAATAVAWQDVSPPAARLLYPYLVWLAFAATLNYRVWRDNQGQRSSRRLAE; encoded by the exons ATGGTCCTGCCCTGGGTGCCCGCTGTGGCCTTCACGCTGGCGCCCAGCCTGGGGGGCTTCCTGAGCTCCCGCTATGCCCTAGGAGAGGGCCTCCGCTGGTATGCCAGCCTGCAGAAGCCCTGGTGGCACCCGCCCCACTGGATGCTGGGCCCCATCTGGGGCACGCTGTACTCGGCCATGGG GTACGGCTCCTACATGATCTGGAAAGAGCTGgggggcttctcagaggaggccGTGGTTCCCCTGGGCCTCTACATTGGGCAGCTGGCCCTGAACTGGGCATGGCCGCCCATCTTCTTTGGCGCCCGACAAATGGGTTGG GCCCTGGTGGACCTCCTGCTGACGGGGGGCATGGCAGCAGCCACGGCCGTGGCCTGGCAGGACGTGAGCCCGCCGGCTGCCCGCCTGCTCTACCCCTACCTGGTCTGGCTGGCTTTTGCGGCCACGCTCAACTACCGCGTGTGGCGGGACAACCAGGGCCAGCGCAGTAGCCGACGGCTCGCGGAATGA
- the TSPO gene encoding translocator protein isoform X1: MLKERIDLTLELLGTAATAAMVLPWVPAVAFTLAPSLGGFLSSRYALGEGLRWYASLQKPWWHPPHWMLGPIWGTLYSAMGYGSYMIWKELGGFSEEAVVPLGLYIGQLALNWAWPPIFFGARQMGWALVDLLLTGGMAAATAVAWQDVSPPAARLLYPYLVWLAFAATLNYRVWRDNQGQRSSRRLAE, from the exons ATGCTGAAGGAGAGGATAGACTTGACCCTGG AACTTCTTGGAACAGCAGCCACAGCAGCGATGGTCCTGCCCTGGGTGCCCGCTGTGGCCTTCACGCTGGCGCCCAGCCTGGGGGGCTTCCTGAGCTCCCGCTATGCCCTAGGAGAGGGCCTCCGCTGGTATGCCAGCCTGCAGAAGCCCTGGTGGCACCCGCCCCACTGGATGCTGGGCCCCATCTGGGGCACGCTGTACTCGGCCATGGG GTACGGCTCCTACATGATCTGGAAAGAGCTGgggggcttctcagaggaggccGTGGTTCCCCTGGGCCTCTACATTGGGCAGCTGGCCCTGAACTGGGCATGGCCGCCCATCTTCTTTGGCGCCCGACAAATGGGTTGG GCCCTGGTGGACCTCCTGCTGACGGGGGGCATGGCAGCAGCCACGGCCGTGGCCTGGCAGGACGTGAGCCCGCCGGCTGCCCGCCTGCTCTACCCCTACCTGGTCTGGCTGGCTTTTGCGGCCACGCTCAACTACCGCGTGTGGCGGGACAACCAGGGCCAGCGCAGTAGCCGACGGCTCGCGGAATGA